From the genome of Macrotis lagotis isolate mMagLag1 unplaced genomic scaffold, bilby.v1.9.chrom.fasta BILBYCTG039, whole genome shotgun sequence, one region includes:
- the LOC141504041 gene encoding olfactory receptor 2AJ1-like — translation MNQTFTSDFILLGLLDPNQYGLLFLLLILIIFMVAIMGNTILILLIHLDTRLHTPMYFLLKHLSFMDILTISNIVPMMAINYISGNKFITFAGCGFQLFCYVNFVGTECLIITAMSYDRYVANCHPLRYPILMNHRISVILAAGCWIGGIINSTMNTIYILLLPFCGKRIIEHFFCEQIVYVCAVFFFLIPFSIIIFSYGQILRIVINMKFKEAQKKAFSTWSSHLAVVAMYYGSCIFTYMRPKSYHTPSQEKVVAILYTILAPMLNPLIYSLRNKDVLCALKDIMETNGFLQKNKKCGN, via the coding sequence ATGAATCAGACATTTACAAGTGATTTCATCTTATTGGGATTATTGGATCCAAACCAGTATGGATTGCTATTCTTATTACTTATTCTCATCATATTTATGGTGGCAATAATGGGAAACACAATCTTGATTCTTCTTATCCACCTGGACACCCGGCTCCACACTCCAATGTACTTCCTTCTCAAGCATCTCTCCTTCATGGATATCTTGACCATTTCCAATATTGTTCCCATGATGGCCATTAACTACATATCTGGCAATAAATTCATCACCTTTGCAGGTTGTGGGTTCCAGCTTTTCTGCTATGTCAACTTTGTGGGTACTGAGTGCCTTATTATCACAGCCATGTCCTATGATCGCTATGTAGCCAACTGTCATCCATTGCGTTACCCCATCCTCATGAACCATCGAATTAGTGTCATTCTGGCTGCTGGGTGCTGGATTGGGGGAATCATCAACTCTACAATGAATACAATTTATATACTGCTTCTCCCATTTTGTGGCAAAAGGATCATTGAGCACTTTTTCTGTGAACAAATAGTCTATGTGTGTGCTGTATTCTTCTTCCTAATTCCCTTTTCCATCATCATTTTCTCATATGGTCAGATTCTCCGGATTGTGATCAATATGAAATTTAAAGAGGCTCAGAAGAAAGCCTTCTCCACATGGTCCTCCCACCTGGCTGTGGTTGCCATGTACTATGGTTCATGTATCTTTACATACATGAGACCAAAATCCTATCATACTCCGAGTCAGGAGAAGGTCGTAGCCATCTTATATACTATACTTGCTCCTATGCTCAATCCTCTAATCTACAGTTTGAGAAATAAAGATGTCTTATGTGCCCTGAAAGAT